The following coding sequences are from one Helicoverpa zea isolate HzStark_Cry1AcR chromosome 4, ilHelZeax1.1, whole genome shotgun sequence window:
- the LOC124629847 gene encoding condensin-2 complex subunit D3-like isoform X1: protein MALINQLNTLRLDYLDHGWVQAIYNSEFLEFDDLPPEYENIMEALELTTLFKDIIRSTENWLNSEEIPPNERTWAQLSHLIPYKKILAIIAYYLDRGCKNIDIREYRNEALLASRVYYKLLSIPGYKAYNIYHSQLFAQSLTCLVFPKTMSLHRSNLSPRALTSELNSLLADLVAYVADLKAVVGSLHLSPTDMNFEDILSNLVDVTSCDIVTKNNIDKTSLQNIIGMILGIIDGLLQTSNKEPNEIAIMLLFKCMIPKLTASCMEHKSSENLTQSAYVTYSFLIITKYGTSAIPSYALMIEYLCYTADGLERYEVRERRAELVVGLMSALTPLPFKKIFQWIIELSNTAKLVHRQVAVEIMSHMIEKDIKETPPEHDRESVLADTLDESQPTNTAVEQMNDSSPDSGDNIIMACQQTSAVDGPGLPLSDVERLSLLQERRHRVPYSEIFRAVFDRVNDDSGSLRQRALGFFTYCLTIERPVMVNAIKEVNGPGAVPRLLVAGARSACDERAVVRKAAALLVLRLLCSRCIPEPRPDDVLVLVNLCRDASIIVRTAAISGLGELVVLQPTDVVVEAFLTGPMHQVTDPEAKVQEQVLNLIEDVLIRRVSLFRGPDKEDPLPWLILAGILRRKMKRHLQKICFMMSKSSQCINHRLVDKLSSHLGALSDERDVQCLLLLTCVARHVDYPDVGFVLDYYYKLTDNEDLHDVRALSLTLDLLGSWSRFVLSHDRTLLRDHLVRRLAAATDDGCRIWSAQLAAQLDFDNLSWATEMMQLSERRVAESGDVLEALRAADLSLVAPAPPSPVLLKFFLNALNDPPPEWDEVVYGSLVAGAGRMCVREREAAAQVAPLLAALLSRPREPLNVRLNCFAALSDICARYVTAPLLAALLSRPREPLNVRLNCFAALSDICARYVTAPLLAALLSRPREPLNVRLNCFAALSDICARYTCIVEPLLGSMCGCLFTEAPAPLRRKAARELTRLLLGGFLRLRTPLYYRYCALLADEDDDVREPAEYYVTCGLTTDSIYHHFVECVLYYNHEEKDRIDFDDRQLIYDVMLQRMSIVQKLNIQCRLAREVLEHAADLTDEGDGELPPEINAALLDTITLLCGPRMKLPKKQKPSEVNDIDELQERVTNNIVSHKMKITVAEVLVPAVLRLHSRLKSRGGQINTYLIHIASDLLKDYELEIKELFEDNVELMKSIQLFQETIGLEVTFGNVRNLVTSTAPAEPDTPRAPRKRPRPPALTPRKRALRI from the exons ATGGccttaataaatcaattaaatactTTGCGATTGGATTATTTGGACCATGGCTGGGTGCAAGCTATTTACAATTCGGAGTTTCTGGAGTTCGATGATTTGCCGCCAGAATATGAGAATATTATGGAGGCTTTAGAACTGACCACTTTATTTAAAGATATAATACGTTCAACTGAAAATTGGTTAAACTCAGAAGAAATACCTCCAAATGAAAGGACTTGGGCTCAATTATCTCATTTAATTCCTTACAAAAAGATTTTAGCTATCATAGCATACTACTTAGATCGTGGATGCAAAAACATTGATATCAGAGAATACAGAAATGAGGCATTATTAGCATCTCGAGTTTACTACAAGTTGCTGTCAATACCAGGATACAAAGCTTATAATATATACCACTCACAACTGTTTGCCCAGTCACTTACGTGTTTGGTATTTCCAAAAACTATGTCTTTGCATAGAAGCAACCTCAGCCCCAGGGCTCTTACGTCAGAACTTAATTCCCTGCTGGCCGACTTGGTAGCATATGTTGCAGATTTGAAAGCTGTTGTTGGCAGTTTACACCTGTCTCCAACAGATATGaattttgaagatattttaaGCAATTTGGTAGATGTGACTAGCTGCGACATAGTCACTAAAAATAACATAG ataaaaCAAGTCTTCAAAATATAATTGGCATGATATTGGGTATTATCGACGGCTTATTGCAAACATCGAATAAAGAACCAAATGAAATTGCAATAATGCTGCTGTTTAAATGTATGATACCCAAGTTGACAGCATCATGTATGGAACACAAGAGTTCCGAG aatttaACTCAATCAGCATATGTGACATATTCATTTTTGATAATAACTAAGTATGGCACATCAGCAATACCAAGTTATGCATTGATGATTGAGTATTTATGCTACACTGCAGATGGGCTG GAACGCTATGAAGTTCGCGAGCGGAGAGCTGAATTAGTTGTAGGTTTGATGTCCGCTTTGACTCCACTGCCTTTCAAAAAGATCTTTCAATGGATAATAGAATTATCCAACACAGCGAAACTGGTACATCGACAGGTTGCAGTG gaaATTATGTCTCATATGATAGAAAAAGATATTAAAGAAACTCCTCCAGAACATGACAGGGAATCAG TTTTAGCTGATACATTGGATGAATCTCAACCAACCAACACTGCAGTTGAACAAATGAATGACAGCAGCCCTGACTCAGGTGATAATATTATAATGGCCTGCCAACAGACTAGTGCAGTAGAC GGGCCAGGGCTTCCACTTTCGGATGTGGAAAGACTGAGTCTACTACAAGAACGACGACATAGGGTGCCATACTCGGAGATCTTTCGCGCGGTATTCGACCGAGTGAACGATGACTCGGGATCATTGCGACAGCGCGCTCTCGGATTCTTTACATACTGTCTGACCATCGAACGCCCAGTGATGGTTAATGCTATCAAG GAAGTGAACGGGCCGGGCGCGGTGCCGCGGCTGCTGGTGGCGGGCGCCCGCAGCGCGTGCGACGAGCGCGCCGTGGTGCGCAAGGCGGCGGCGCTGCTGGTGCTGCGCCTGCTCTGCTCGCGCTGCATACCCGAGCCCAGGCCTGACGACGTACTT GTCCTGGTGAACCTGTGTCGCGACGCGAGTATAATAGTGCGGACGGCTGCTATCAGCGGTTTGGGCGAGCTGGTGGTGCTGCAGCCCACGGACGTGGTCGTAGAGGCCTTCCTCACCGGCCCCATGCATCAGGTCACTGACCCTGAAGCAAAA GTACAAGAACAAGTGCTGAATCTAATTGAGGATGTACTAATCAGACGAGTGAGTCTATTTAGAGGGCCAGATAAGGAAGACCCGCTGCCGTGGTTGATTCTTGCTGGCATATTGCGCCGGAAAATGAAGAGACACTTGCAGAAAATCTGCTTTATGATGTCCAAGTCATCTCAATGCATCAA TCACCGTCTCGTGGACAAGCTGAGCAGCCACCTGGGAGCGCTGAGCGACGAGCGCGACGTGCAGTGCTTGCTACTGCTCACCTGCGTCGCCAGGCACGTCGACTATCCCGACGTGGGATTCGTACTCGACTACTACTACAAACTCACTGATAATGAAGAT CTGCATGACGTTCGAGCATTATCGCTAACGCTAGACCTGTTGGGTTCGTGGTCACGGTTCGTGCTATCACACGATCGAACTCTGTTGCGGGATCATCTCGTTCGACGTCTAGCTGCAGCAACGGATGATG GATGCCGAATATGGAGCGCTCAGCTGGCAGCTCAACTAGATTTTGATAATCTATCATGGGCCACAGAAATGATGCAGTTGT cGGAGCGTCGCGTGGCGGAGTCGGGCGACGTGCTGGAGGCGCTGCGAGCCGCCGACCTGTCGCTGGTGGCGCCGGCGCCGCCCTCGCCAGTGCTGCTCAAGTTCTTCCTCAACGCGCTCAACGATCCGCCACCAG AGTGGGACGAGGTAGTGTACGGGTCCTTGGTGGCGGGCGCGGGGCGCATGTGTGTGCGCGAGCGCGAGGCGGCCGCGCAGGTGGCGCCGCTGCTCGCCGCGCTGCTGTCGCGCCCGCGCGAGCCGCTCAACGTGCGCCTCAACTGCTTCGCCGCGCTCAGCGACATATGTGCCAGGTACGTGACTGCGCCGCTGCTCGCCGCGCTGCTGTCGCGCCCGCGCGAGCCGCTCAACGTGCGCCTCAACTGCTTCGCCGCGCTCAGCGACATATGTGCCAGGTACGTGACTGCGCCGCTGCTCGCCGCGCTGCTGTCGCGCCCGCGCGAGCCGCTCAACGTGCGCCTCAACTGCTTCGCCGCGCTCAGCGACATATGTGCCAG GTACACGTGCATAGTGGAGCCGCTGCTGGGCTCGATGTGCGGCTGCCTGTTCACGGAGGCGCCGGCGCCGCTGCGGCGCAAGGCGGCGCGGGAGCTCACGCGCCTGCTGCTGGGCGGCTTCCTGCGCCTGCGCACTCCGCTCTACTACCG atactGCGCACTCTTGGCGGACGAAGACGACGATGTTCGCGAGCCGGCCGAGTACTACGTGACGTGCGGCCTCACTACTGACTCGATCTACCATCACTTTGTAGAGTGTGTGCTCTATTATAACCACGAAGAGAAAG ATCGCATAGATTTCGACGACCGTCAATTGATCTACGACGTGATGCTACAACGCATGTCGATAGTACAAAAGCTTAACATTCAGTGTCGCCTCGCGCGGGAAGTATTGGAGCATGCCGCCGATCTGACCGACGAAGGCGATGGGGAACTACCCCCAGAAATTAACGCCGCCCTACTCGACACTATCACTTTACTATGTGGACCTAGGATGAAACTACCTA aaaaacaaaaaccgTCCGAGGTGAATGACATAGACGAATTGCAGGAGCGTGTCACCAATAACATTGTCTCTCAT AAAATGAAGATCACCGTAGCGGAGGTGTTAGTACCCGCGGTGCTGAGATTGCACTCGCGGCTCAAGTCGCGAGGCGGACAGATCAACACCTATCTCATTCACATTGCTAGTGACTTGCTGAAGGATTACGAACTAGAG ATCAAGGAGTTATTTGAAGACAACGTGGAGCTGATGAAGTCCATCCAGCTGTTCCAAGAGACGATCGGCCTGGAGGTGACGTTCGGCAACGTGCGCAACCTGGTGACGTCCACCGCGCCCGCCGAGCCCGACaccccccgcgccccgcgcaaGCGCCCCCGCCCCCCGGCCCTCACCCCAAGGAAGCGGGCCCTGCGCATTTGA
- the LOC124629847 gene encoding condensin-2 complex subunit D3-like isoform X2 produces the protein MALINQLNTLRLDYLDHGWVQAIYNSEFLEFDDLPPEYENIMEALELTTLFKDIIRSTENWLNSEEIPPNERTWAQLSHLIPYKKILAIIAYYLDRGCKNIDIREYRNEALLASRVYYKLLSIPGYKAYNIYHSQLFAQSLTCLVFPKTMSLHRSNLSPRALTSELNSLLADLVAYVADLKAVVGSLHLSPTDMNFEDILSNLVDVTSCDIVTKNNIDKTSLQNIIGMILGIIDGLLQTSNKEPNEIAIMLLFKCMIPKLTASCMEHKSSENLTQSAYVTYSFLIITKYGTSAIPSYALMIEYLCYTADGLERYEVRERRAELVVGLMSALTPLPFKKIFQWIIELSNTAKLVHRQVAVEIMSHMIEKDIKETPPEHDRESADTLDESQPTNTAVEQMNDSSPDSGDNIIMACQQTSAVDGPGLPLSDVERLSLLQERRHRVPYSEIFRAVFDRVNDDSGSLRQRALGFFTYCLTIERPVMVNAIKEVNGPGAVPRLLVAGARSACDERAVVRKAAALLVLRLLCSRCIPEPRPDDVLVLVNLCRDASIIVRTAAISGLGELVVLQPTDVVVEAFLTGPMHQVTDPEAKVQEQVLNLIEDVLIRRVSLFRGPDKEDPLPWLILAGILRRKMKRHLQKICFMMSKSSQCINHRLVDKLSSHLGALSDERDVQCLLLLTCVARHVDYPDVGFVLDYYYKLTDNEDLHDVRALSLTLDLLGSWSRFVLSHDRTLLRDHLVRRLAAATDDGCRIWSAQLAAQLDFDNLSWATEMMQLSERRVAESGDVLEALRAADLSLVAPAPPSPVLLKFFLNALNDPPPEWDEVVYGSLVAGAGRMCVREREAAAQVAPLLAALLSRPREPLNVRLNCFAALSDICARYVTAPLLAALLSRPREPLNVRLNCFAALSDICARYVTAPLLAALLSRPREPLNVRLNCFAALSDICARYTCIVEPLLGSMCGCLFTEAPAPLRRKAARELTRLLLGGFLRLRTPLYYRYCALLADEDDDVREPAEYYVTCGLTTDSIYHHFVECVLYYNHEEKDRIDFDDRQLIYDVMLQRMSIVQKLNIQCRLAREVLEHAADLTDEGDGELPPEINAALLDTITLLCGPRMKLPKKQKPSEVNDIDELQERVTNNIVSHKMKITVAEVLVPAVLRLHSRLKSRGGQINTYLIHIASDLLKDYELEIKELFEDNVELMKSIQLFQETIGLEVTFGNVRNLVTSTAPAEPDTPRAPRKRPRPPALTPRKRALRI, from the exons ATGGccttaataaatcaattaaatactTTGCGATTGGATTATTTGGACCATGGCTGGGTGCAAGCTATTTACAATTCGGAGTTTCTGGAGTTCGATGATTTGCCGCCAGAATATGAGAATATTATGGAGGCTTTAGAACTGACCACTTTATTTAAAGATATAATACGTTCAACTGAAAATTGGTTAAACTCAGAAGAAATACCTCCAAATGAAAGGACTTGGGCTCAATTATCTCATTTAATTCCTTACAAAAAGATTTTAGCTATCATAGCATACTACTTAGATCGTGGATGCAAAAACATTGATATCAGAGAATACAGAAATGAGGCATTATTAGCATCTCGAGTTTACTACAAGTTGCTGTCAATACCAGGATACAAAGCTTATAATATATACCACTCACAACTGTTTGCCCAGTCACTTACGTGTTTGGTATTTCCAAAAACTATGTCTTTGCATAGAAGCAACCTCAGCCCCAGGGCTCTTACGTCAGAACTTAATTCCCTGCTGGCCGACTTGGTAGCATATGTTGCAGATTTGAAAGCTGTTGTTGGCAGTTTACACCTGTCTCCAACAGATATGaattttgaagatattttaaGCAATTTGGTAGATGTGACTAGCTGCGACATAGTCACTAAAAATAACATAG ataaaaCAAGTCTTCAAAATATAATTGGCATGATATTGGGTATTATCGACGGCTTATTGCAAACATCGAATAAAGAACCAAATGAAATTGCAATAATGCTGCTGTTTAAATGTATGATACCCAAGTTGACAGCATCATGTATGGAACACAAGAGTTCCGAG aatttaACTCAATCAGCATATGTGACATATTCATTTTTGATAATAACTAAGTATGGCACATCAGCAATACCAAGTTATGCATTGATGATTGAGTATTTATGCTACACTGCAGATGGGCTG GAACGCTATGAAGTTCGCGAGCGGAGAGCTGAATTAGTTGTAGGTTTGATGTCCGCTTTGACTCCACTGCCTTTCAAAAAGATCTTTCAATGGATAATAGAATTATCCAACACAGCGAAACTGGTACATCGACAGGTTGCAGTG gaaATTATGTCTCATATGATAGAAAAAGATATTAAAGAAACTCCTCCAGAACATGACAGGGAATCAG CTGATACATTGGATGAATCTCAACCAACCAACACTGCAGTTGAACAAATGAATGACAGCAGCCCTGACTCAGGTGATAATATTATAATGGCCTGCCAACAGACTAGTGCAGTAGAC GGGCCAGGGCTTCCACTTTCGGATGTGGAAAGACTGAGTCTACTACAAGAACGACGACATAGGGTGCCATACTCGGAGATCTTTCGCGCGGTATTCGACCGAGTGAACGATGACTCGGGATCATTGCGACAGCGCGCTCTCGGATTCTTTACATACTGTCTGACCATCGAACGCCCAGTGATGGTTAATGCTATCAAG GAAGTGAACGGGCCGGGCGCGGTGCCGCGGCTGCTGGTGGCGGGCGCCCGCAGCGCGTGCGACGAGCGCGCCGTGGTGCGCAAGGCGGCGGCGCTGCTGGTGCTGCGCCTGCTCTGCTCGCGCTGCATACCCGAGCCCAGGCCTGACGACGTACTT GTCCTGGTGAACCTGTGTCGCGACGCGAGTATAATAGTGCGGACGGCTGCTATCAGCGGTTTGGGCGAGCTGGTGGTGCTGCAGCCCACGGACGTGGTCGTAGAGGCCTTCCTCACCGGCCCCATGCATCAGGTCACTGACCCTGAAGCAAAA GTACAAGAACAAGTGCTGAATCTAATTGAGGATGTACTAATCAGACGAGTGAGTCTATTTAGAGGGCCAGATAAGGAAGACCCGCTGCCGTGGTTGATTCTTGCTGGCATATTGCGCCGGAAAATGAAGAGACACTTGCAGAAAATCTGCTTTATGATGTCCAAGTCATCTCAATGCATCAA TCACCGTCTCGTGGACAAGCTGAGCAGCCACCTGGGAGCGCTGAGCGACGAGCGCGACGTGCAGTGCTTGCTACTGCTCACCTGCGTCGCCAGGCACGTCGACTATCCCGACGTGGGATTCGTACTCGACTACTACTACAAACTCACTGATAATGAAGAT CTGCATGACGTTCGAGCATTATCGCTAACGCTAGACCTGTTGGGTTCGTGGTCACGGTTCGTGCTATCACACGATCGAACTCTGTTGCGGGATCATCTCGTTCGACGTCTAGCTGCAGCAACGGATGATG GATGCCGAATATGGAGCGCTCAGCTGGCAGCTCAACTAGATTTTGATAATCTATCATGGGCCACAGAAATGATGCAGTTGT cGGAGCGTCGCGTGGCGGAGTCGGGCGACGTGCTGGAGGCGCTGCGAGCCGCCGACCTGTCGCTGGTGGCGCCGGCGCCGCCCTCGCCAGTGCTGCTCAAGTTCTTCCTCAACGCGCTCAACGATCCGCCACCAG AGTGGGACGAGGTAGTGTACGGGTCCTTGGTGGCGGGCGCGGGGCGCATGTGTGTGCGCGAGCGCGAGGCGGCCGCGCAGGTGGCGCCGCTGCTCGCCGCGCTGCTGTCGCGCCCGCGCGAGCCGCTCAACGTGCGCCTCAACTGCTTCGCCGCGCTCAGCGACATATGTGCCAGGTACGTGACTGCGCCGCTGCTCGCCGCGCTGCTGTCGCGCCCGCGCGAGCCGCTCAACGTGCGCCTCAACTGCTTCGCCGCGCTCAGCGACATATGTGCCAGGTACGTGACTGCGCCGCTGCTCGCCGCGCTGCTGTCGCGCCCGCGCGAGCCGCTCAACGTGCGCCTCAACTGCTTCGCCGCGCTCAGCGACATATGTGCCAG GTACACGTGCATAGTGGAGCCGCTGCTGGGCTCGATGTGCGGCTGCCTGTTCACGGAGGCGCCGGCGCCGCTGCGGCGCAAGGCGGCGCGGGAGCTCACGCGCCTGCTGCTGGGCGGCTTCCTGCGCCTGCGCACTCCGCTCTACTACCG atactGCGCACTCTTGGCGGACGAAGACGACGATGTTCGCGAGCCGGCCGAGTACTACGTGACGTGCGGCCTCACTACTGACTCGATCTACCATCACTTTGTAGAGTGTGTGCTCTATTATAACCACGAAGAGAAAG ATCGCATAGATTTCGACGACCGTCAATTGATCTACGACGTGATGCTACAACGCATGTCGATAGTACAAAAGCTTAACATTCAGTGTCGCCTCGCGCGGGAAGTATTGGAGCATGCCGCCGATCTGACCGACGAAGGCGATGGGGAACTACCCCCAGAAATTAACGCCGCCCTACTCGACACTATCACTTTACTATGTGGACCTAGGATGAAACTACCTA aaaaacaaaaaccgTCCGAGGTGAATGACATAGACGAATTGCAGGAGCGTGTCACCAATAACATTGTCTCTCAT AAAATGAAGATCACCGTAGCGGAGGTGTTAGTACCCGCGGTGCTGAGATTGCACTCGCGGCTCAAGTCGCGAGGCGGACAGATCAACACCTATCTCATTCACATTGCTAGTGACTTGCTGAAGGATTACGAACTAGAG ATCAAGGAGTTATTTGAAGACAACGTGGAGCTGATGAAGTCCATCCAGCTGTTCCAAGAGACGATCGGCCTGGAGGTGACGTTCGGCAACGTGCGCAACCTGGTGACGTCCACCGCGCCCGCCGAGCCCGACaccccccgcgccccgcgcaaGCGCCCCCGCCCCCCGGCCCTCACCCCAAGGAAGCGGGCCCTGCGCATTTGA
- the LOC124630040 gene encoding transmembrane protein 177, whose protein sequence is MVTRKPINWFLTEKGRTFSFSVITGTGIACAAAKYGPQTFFLDKYKNFVHYYNNGEPALLSKELRDRCSKCLDILKIPDVHRKLVVPFSVFGFDLFHAGSKNSKFGVAIGIPVNFNYKTLADIQADDIQVNQKKVDWESEAGKKLAEALILPEKVQEFAICREIIMTQNNKIVYQAAYPFTCLFFAYNVSQMLNRRLNLYAGPPLMRGILYSIVGMFATGLYFLMTDMTEVHYETNTDEKLCELGPEYVKSGKIFYEKLLNRNQALRELMGSEGEKKYSKMGNENFGIRQPRIALVHRKLYFEQKIKEMNDTEISDHSTDVLL, encoded by the exons ATGGTAACACGAAAGCCCATAAATTGGTTCCTAACTGAGAAAGGCCGCACATTTTCTTTCTCCGTAATTACGGGCACTGGAATTGCATGTGCAGCAGCTAAATATGGTCCACAGACATTTTTCTtggataaatataaaaacttcgTACACTATTACAA CAATGGTGAACCGGCACTTTTGTCTAAGGAACTTCGCGATAGATGTTCAAAATGTCTGGACATCCTGAAAATACCTGATGTTCACCGAAAACTTGTTGTGCCATTCAGTGTTTTTGGATTTGATTTGTTTCATGCTG GcagtaaaaattcaaaatttggAGTGGCTATTGGAATTCCAGTCAACTTCAATTATAAAACCTTGGCAGATATACAAGCAGATGATATTCAG GTTAATCAAAAAAAAGTTGACTGGGAATCTGAAGCTGGAAAAAAATTGGCTGAAGCTTTAATACTGCCAGAAAAGGTGCAAGAATTTGCAATATGTCGGGAAATTATTATGacacagaataataaaatagtgtATCAAGCTGCATATCCATtcacatgtttattttttgcatataaTGTTTCACAAATGCTCAATAGAAGATTAAACCTCTATGCAGGTCCACCACTTATGAGAGGCATTCTATACTCAATAGTAGGTATGTTTGCAACAGGTTTATATTTCCTAATGACTGACATGACTGAAGTTCATTATGAAACAAATACTGATGAGAAATTATGTGAACTTGGTCCAGAGTATGTCAAAagtggtaaaatattttatgaaaaattattaaacagAAATCAAGCTCTAAGAGAATTGATGGGAAGTGAAGGAGAAAAGAAATATAGTAAAATGGGAAATGAGAATTTTGGCATCAGACAACCCAGGATAGCGTTAGTTCATAGAAAACTTTACTTTGAACAAAAAATTAAGGAAATGAATGACACTGAAATATCTGATCACAGTACTGATGTGTTGCTGTAG